Proteins encoded within one genomic window of Phototrophicus methaneseepsis:
- a CDS encoding ABC transporter ATP-binding protein, which yields MRRRPGKANEEIFTPDVPVQWQRMLSLLRPYIGWMIIAVIALVGSSALSLVFPAIIQQVVDTVLQERNTQLLNQITVALLGVFLLQSLTTLVQTYAVNYVGERIVMDVRVKLYDRLLDFSLGFFTENRVGELISRMSSDVTKLQSVITNNITTLLSQALTMIGSIVIMFVINWRLCLFILVLIPIIMVVGMVFGIFFRRYSERVQQEIAESTIVAEEVFQNIREVKSFAREPYEKNRYNSAIDRAFDATVRLLRIRAVFGPLVAFLGFGALAALLWFGGREVIDGRLTGGALVAFLIYGLTVASSFGRLVGLYSQFQEAMGATKRIFYLLDLAPQIKDKPNARAIQHVEGHIQLDGVSFAYTQNHPVLQDINLDIAPGEVVALVGPSGAGKSTLFNLIPRFYDVDAGNVKIDNMDVRDVTQSSLRAQIGIVPQETLLFGGTIRENILYGRLDAHEEDLIAAAKAANAHDFIMLLPDQYETIVGERGVRLSGGQRQRVAIARAILKDPRVLLLDEATSSLDNESEHLVQEALGRLMQDRTTLIIAHRLSTVRIAHRIAVVEEGHIIELGTHDELMAHDGLYARLYDMQFRDTDMMDTTMDSEGTHPEDVDPEDIDPNVELPAGAD from the coding sequence ATGCGACGCCGCCCAGGCAAAGCCAATGAGGAAATCTTCACACCGGATGTCCCCGTACAATGGCAGCGCATGTTATCCCTCTTACGCCCCTATATAGGGTGGATGATTATCGCTGTTATTGCTCTCGTCGGCAGTTCCGCACTGAGCCTCGTGTTTCCCGCTATTATCCAGCAGGTTGTCGATACTGTCTTACAGGAGCGCAACACACAACTGCTGAATCAGATCACAGTGGCCCTGCTGGGCGTATTTTTACTGCAATCCCTGACCACATTGGTGCAGACGTATGCCGTCAATTATGTCGGTGAGCGCATCGTCATGGATGTGCGCGTCAAGCTGTATGATCGTCTGCTGGATTTCTCGCTGGGGTTCTTCACAGAGAACCGCGTCGGTGAGTTGATCAGCCGGATGTCCAGCGACGTTACCAAGCTGCAAAGTGTCATCACCAATAACATCACGACGCTGCTCTCCCAGGCTCTGACGATGATTGGCTCCATCGTGATTATGTTCGTCATCAACTGGCGACTGTGCCTGTTCATCCTTGTGCTGATCCCGATTATTATGGTAGTCGGCATGGTCTTTGGTATCTTCTTCCGCCGCTACAGCGAACGCGTCCAGCAAGAAATCGCTGAATCCACCATCGTGGCCGAAGAAGTCTTCCAGAACATTCGCGAAGTCAAGAGCTTTGCCCGCGAACCTTACGAGAAGAACCGTTATAACAGCGCGATTGATCGTGCATTCGATGCGACTGTCCGCCTGCTGAGGATTCGGGCAGTCTTTGGGCCACTCGTCGCCTTCTTAGGTTTCGGCGCATTGGCAGCGTTATTATGGTTTGGCGGGCGAGAAGTCATCGATGGTCGGCTGACAGGCGGTGCCCTGGTCGCGTTCCTGATCTATGGGCTGACTGTGGCGTCCAGCTTCGGCAGGCTGGTGGGGCTCTACTCCCAATTCCAGGAAGCCATGGGCGCGACCAAACGCATCTTCTACCTGCTAGACCTAGCCCCACAAATCAAAGATAAGCCCAATGCCAGGGCCATCCAGCACGTGGAAGGCCATATTCAACTGGATGGCGTCAGCTTCGCCTATACGCAAAATCATCCGGTACTGCAAGACATCAATCTGGATATTGCCCCTGGCGAGGTGGTAGCACTCGTTGGCCCAAGCGGTGCCGGCAAGAGCACATTATTCAACCTAATTCCGCGTTTCTATGACGTGGATGCAGGTAACGTCAAAATTGACAACATGGATGTCCGCGACGTCACCCAGAGCAGTCTGCGCGCCCAGATCGGCATTGTGCCACAGGAAACCCTGCTCTTCGGCGGTACTATCCGTGAGAACATTCTCTACGGGCGGTTAGATGCCCATGAAGAAGACCTCATCGCCGCCGCAAAAGCTGCTAACGCCCATGATTTCATCATGCTGCTCCCGGATCAATATGAGACAATTGTCGGCGAGCGCGGCGTCCGGCTCAGCGGCGGTCAGCGACAGCGCGTCGCCATTGCCCGCGCTATCCTTAAAGACCCGCGTGTTTTGCTGCTCGACGAAGCGACCAGCAGCCTGGATAATGAAAGCGAACATCTCGTACAGGAAGCCCTGGGCCGCCTGATGCAAGACAGGACCACTCTTATCATCGCACACCGCCTGAGCACAGTCCGCATCGCACACCGCATCGCCGTTGTAGAAGAAGGCCATATCATTGAACTGGGCACCCATGACGAATTAATGGCCCATGATGGCCTCTATGCCCGTCTATACGACATGCAGTTCCGTGATACAGATATGATGGATACAACTATGGATTCAGAAGGCACCCATCCAGAAGATGTTGACCCAGAAGATATTGACCCAAATGTTGAACTGCCCGCAGGAGCCGATTAA
- a CDS encoding methyltransferase has protein sequence MSKATDSASISTTLLQEVALFDTDDSVLVFSAESVPLLRSLARTVAQVDVYELQHSYIDKLPNMQKVTVHTEVFPPVEDKFDKIIIFVPKGRDFARALLWQASQVLAPGGTVYIAGPTNGGAKTVLKDAADLFKDVTTLVFKKRHRVGSARHASASVYPAEWGEEPTQIQFRTLETPIKPLVVATIPGIFSWEHLDEGTRFLLETIDMETLLADKTVLDVGCGTGVIGALAAGYAQHVTLVDDNLLAVRCTQATLAHHHITNAAVLASDVYSALSDERFDIILSNPPFHEKFDINANVAHRILKEAKAHLTKRGSVIWVANSFLRYEDVAAEHFRSVEVLAQNGKFTVVQATQPL, from the coding sequence ATGAGCAAAGCCACTGACTCCGCCAGCATCAGCACCACGCTTTTGCAGGAAGTCGCCTTATTCGATACCGACGACAGTGTGCTGGTATTCAGTGCGGAATCAGTCCCACTGCTGCGCAGCCTCGCCCGCACGGTGGCACAAGTCGATGTTTATGAGTTGCAGCACAGCTATATTGATAAACTGCCAAATATGCAAAAGGTCACTGTGCATACAGAAGTCTTCCCGCCAGTGGAAGACAAATTCGACAAAATCATTATCTTCGTACCCAAAGGGCGGGATTTTGCACGCGCCCTGCTGTGGCAAGCATCACAAGTCTTGGCCCCAGGCGGCACAGTATATATTGCAGGGCCGACCAACGGCGGCGCGAAGACCGTCCTCAAGGATGCTGCCGACCTATTTAAAGACGTGACCACACTCGTCTTTAAGAAGCGGCATCGTGTGGGTTCAGCTCGGCACGCATCCGCCAGCGTTTACCCGGCTGAATGGGGCGAAGAGCCGACGCAAATACAATTTCGCACCCTGGAAACGCCCATCAAGCCGCTGGTTGTCGCAACAATACCGGGTATCTTTAGCTGGGAGCATCTCGATGAAGGGACGCGCTTTTTGCTAGAGACTATCGATATGGAGACACTGCTGGCTGATAAAACGGTGCTTGATGTCGGCTGTGGAACAGGCGTTATAGGGGCTCTGGCCGCAGGCTATGCCCAACACGTCACTCTCGTGGATGACAATTTACTGGCCGTCCGCTGCACACAGGCCACCCTGGCACACCATCACATCACCAACGCGGCTGTCCTCGCCAGCGATGTTTATAGTGCCCTCAGCGATGAGCGTTTCGACATCATCCTGAGTAACCCACCCTTCCATGAAAAATTCGACATTAATGCCAATGTCGCTCATCGCATCCTCAAGGAAGCCAAAGCGCATCTGACCAAGCGTGGCAGCGTCATATGGGTGGCGAACAGCTTCTTAAGATATGAAGATGTCGCGGCTGAGCATTTTCGTTCCGTCGAAGTGCTGGCACAGAACGGTAAGTTCACCGTCGTACAGGCTACACAGCCATTATAA
- a CDS encoding NAD-dependent epimerase/dehydratase family protein, with amino-acid sequence MLTGKQVLVTGATGFLGGALVRRLSADGAQVRALARRPGRDDYIKDLTDVTTVMGDVTDPASLEEAMQGVEIVFHVAAMAWGPLKKQRVVNVTGTRNVAQAATEAGVKRLVHVSTVSVYGYRNQGRVTEKTPLHPGSPPYAHSKAEGEAALRAAVEKTHLDYAIVRPGMIYGPRSTSWTRGLFRLAKLRPTPWLGDGSGTAFPIYVDDVVSLMIAAATHPAAVGEAFNVTPDPSPTWREFLGYYQALAGHQGWVGLPLIRLVKIIAPLVDAILTLRGEPQDIGRLVDQMSKQTTYSNEKAKTLLGWEPQVSLAEGVQYCVPYLQEEGLLP; translated from the coding sequence ATGCTAACAGGCAAACAAGTCCTCGTAACAGGCGCAACAGGATTTCTGGGTGGTGCGTTGGTACGACGTTTATCTGCCGATGGCGCGCAGGTGCGTGCCCTGGCGCGCCGCCCTGGCCGTGATGATTACATTAAGGACCTGACCGACGTCACAACAGTCATGGGAGATGTCACTGACCCGGCAAGCCTGGAAGAAGCCATGCAAGGGGTTGAGATCGTCTTTCATGTGGCGGCTATGGCTTGGGGGCCTCTCAAAAAGCAGCGCGTCGTCAATGTGACCGGGACGCGCAACGTCGCACAGGCCGCTACCGAAGCAGGCGTGAAGCGGTTGGTCCATGTGAGCACTGTTTCTGTCTATGGCTACCGCAATCAGGGCCGTGTGACGGAAAAAACACCTCTCCACCCTGGTAGCCCACCCTATGCGCACAGTAAAGCAGAAGGTGAAGCCGCTCTGAGAGCGGCCGTGGAAAAAACGCATTTGGATTATGCTATTGTACGTCCTGGGATGATTTATGGGCCACGCAGCACAAGCTGGACGCGCGGCCTCTTCCGATTGGCAAAGCTGCGCCCCACCCCCTGGCTTGGTGATGGTAGTGGCACAGCTTTCCCCATCTATGTCGATGATGTGGTGTCATTGATGATCGCAGCAGCCACCCACCCCGCCGCAGTCGGTGAGGCTTTCAATGTCACGCCAGATCCTTCGCCAACATGGCGTGAATTCCTGGGATACTATCAGGCCCTAGCTGGGCATCAGGGCTGGGTGGGCTTGCCGCTAATCCGGCTCGTTAAAATCATCGCACCTCTGGTTGACGCCATCCTGACCCTGCGCGGTGAGCCGCAGGATATTGGCCGCCTCGTTGACCAGATGTCCAAGCAGACGACGTATAGCAACGAGAAAGCCAAAACGTTGCTCGGTTGGGAGCCACAAGTTAGCCTGGCTGAAGGTGTGCAATATTGTGTCCCCTACCTGCAGGAAGAAGGATTACTCCCTTGA
- a CDS encoding methyltransferase domain-containing protein, producing the protein MTPLVSILILVFIVGFAAWWLLIDTEGVYLGRRMVIWLYDVYASRYDNIKQYDDVEEHLFLAQPLLTQLAPHTDPMVLDIATGTGRIPLALCQHARFEGQIIALDYSRKMLSQASAKLAEEHFSDYVTLLWGNGAELPFPENSFDLVTCMEALEFMPDPEAALAEIIRPLRPGGLLLTTRRINTYMPGRLWDEEQMRVHLEENGIIGSNFQSWHTDYDLVWGLKAGKSDFIGAQPPEQRLCCPNCGQQGFAVTPTGWQCDHCGKTMPLLEGGILDVLHLR; encoded by the coding sequence TTGACGCCGCTCGTCAGCATCTTGATTCTCGTCTTTATTGTTGGCTTCGCGGCTTGGTGGCTCCTGATTGATACAGAAGGGGTCTATCTGGGACGTCGTATGGTCATCTGGCTGTATGATGTCTATGCCAGCCGCTACGATAACATCAAGCAATATGATGATGTCGAAGAGCATCTCTTCCTGGCACAGCCACTCCTGACGCAGCTCGCCCCCCATACGGACCCCATGGTGCTGGATATCGCCACAGGGACCGGACGCATTCCCCTGGCACTGTGCCAGCATGCCCGCTTTGAAGGCCAGATTATCGCCCTGGATTACAGCCGGAAGATGCTCTCACAAGCGTCTGCCAAACTCGCAGAAGAGCACTTCAGCGATTATGTGACGCTGTTATGGGGCAACGGTGCTGAGTTACCCTTCCCAGAGAACAGCTTTGACCTCGTCACCTGTATGGAAGCCCTGGAGTTCATGCCGGACCCGGAGGCCGCACTAGCGGAAATTATCCGGCCTCTACGCCCTGGCGGCTTGCTGCTGACGACACGACGCATCAATACTTATATGCCGGGTCGCTTATGGGATGAAGAACAGATGCGCGTCCATCTGGAAGAAAACGGCATTATAGGGTCCAACTTCCAATCCTGGCACACGGATTACGATCTTGTGTGGGGTCTTAAAGCAGGCAAAAGCGATTTCATCGGCGCACAACCACCAGAGCAACGCTTATGCTGCCCAAATTGCGGCCAGCAAGGCTTCGCCGTGACGCCTACAGGCTGGCAGTGCGATCATTGCGGCAAAACAATGCCTCTGTTAGAAGGCGGCATTCTGGATGTGCTGCATCTACGATAA
- the argS gene encoding arginine--tRNA ligase → MKLLPQLHAHLVEQAIRAAQQAGDLPDFNIPDIPIGPTKREGQGDYACPIAMALAKPIGKKPRDIADVIVKYLPPADFVEDVEIAGPGFINFTLNQGWLKRQLERIINEGGDYFTLDMGAGKKAQVEFVSANPSGPITIGRSRGGIIGDTMARLLEGAGYNVQREYYFNNAGMQMVMLGKSLKARYLQALGKDEPLPENGYQGEYLIDFARELVEQKGDTLVDAEWQPFKEFAEAQMFDWIRTTLGRVNISHDNFFNEDSLFQGGAIWDVLKELEGRGHIYKGAEWEGATDEEKAAAADKAPATWFRSTTFGDEKDRVLVKSDGVPTYTLPDIAYHKNKIERGFDIMVNVLGADHGQQYKVVQMGIQALGMDPSGIHVIINQMVKAVRENPETGELEEIKMSTRKGVFDTLDDLVDMTSADAIRYHMLARSPGSHLNFNVEEVVKQSNENPVYYIQNAHVRCCGIAREAEARGYSDEGADVSLLGDEELAFIRKALELGEVIETTATVYEPHKIAFYAQELASVFHPIYDNVRAIGEGIPEDVTKARLRFYKAARIVFAHVLGMMGMSAPERM, encoded by the coding sequence GTGAAACTGCTACCTCAACTCCATGCGCATTTAGTTGAGCAGGCCATTCGGGCCGCCCAACAAGCCGGGGACCTACCCGATTTTAATATACCGGATATTCCAATTGGCCCGACCAAACGCGAAGGTCAGGGCGATTATGCCTGCCCCATCGCAATGGCACTGGCTAAACCAATCGGCAAAAAGCCGCGTGATATCGCTGATGTCATCGTCAAATATCTCCCCCCAGCAGATTTCGTCGAAGACGTCGAGATTGCAGGGCCGGGCTTCATCAACTTCACGCTCAACCAGGGCTGGCTAAAGCGCCAACTGGAACGCATCATCAACGAGGGTGGCGATTACTTCACCCTGGATATGGGCGCGGGCAAAAAAGCACAGGTTGAATTCGTCAGTGCGAACCCTAGCGGCCCCATTACCATTGGACGCAGCCGTGGCGGCATCATCGGCGATACGATGGCCCGCCTGCTAGAAGGCGCTGGTTACAACGTTCAGCGAGAGTATTATTTCAATAATGCTGGTATGCAGATGGTCATGCTCGGCAAAAGCTTAAAAGCGCGTTACCTGCAGGCGCTCGGCAAAGATGAGCCCCTGCCAGAAAATGGCTATCAGGGTGAATACCTGATTGACTTTGCCAGGGAATTAGTCGAGCAAAAAGGCGATACGCTGGTTGATGCAGAGTGGCAGCCCTTCAAAGAATTTGCAGAAGCGCAGATGTTTGATTGGATCAGGACCACGTTAGGGCGCGTCAACATCTCGCACGATAACTTCTTCAACGAAGATAGTCTCTTCCAGGGTGGTGCCATCTGGGACGTTCTGAAAGAGCTTGAAGGACGCGGACACATCTATAAAGGCGCTGAATGGGAAGGCGCGACCGATGAGGAAAAAGCAGCGGCGGCTGATAAAGCGCCAGCCACCTGGTTCCGCTCTACCACGTTCGGTGATGAAAAAGACCGCGTATTGGTCAAGAGCGATGGCGTACCGACTTATACCCTGCCAGATATCGCCTACCATAAAAATAAAATCGAGCGCGGCTTCGATATCATGGTCAACGTCCTGGGTGCAGATCATGGGCAGCAGTATAAGGTCGTACAGATGGGCATTCAAGCCCTGGGGATGGATCCCTCCGGCATTCACGTTATCATCAACCAGATGGTGAAAGCTGTGCGAGAAAACCCGGAAACGGGCGAACTTGAAGAAATCAAGATGAGCACGCGCAAGGGCGTCTTCGACACGCTCGATGACCTCGTCGATATGACCAGTGCAGACGCAATTCGCTATCATATGCTGGCACGCAGCCCTGGGTCTCATCTCAACTTCAATGTGGAAGAAGTCGTCAAACAAAGCAACGAGAACCCCGTCTACTATATTCAGAATGCCCATGTGCGCTGCTGCGGTATTGCCCGCGAAGCTGAAGCACGAGGATACAGTGACGAAGGCGCAGACGTCAGTTTGCTGGGTGATGAAGAATTAGCATTCATCCGCAAAGCCCTGGAGTTGGGTGAAGTCATCGAGACAACAGCAACTGTCTACGAGCCTCACAAAATCGCCTTCTATGCACAAGAACTGGCAAGCGTGTTCCACCCGATCTATGATAATGTACGGGCAATTGGCGAAGGCATTCCGGAAGATGTGACCAAAGCGCGGCTGCGCTTTTACAAAGCAGCTCGTATCGTCTTTGCACATGTCCTGGGCATGATGGGCATGAGTGCGCCGGAGCGTATGTAA
- the dcd gene encoding dCTP deaminase, whose translation MGLKPDHWIREMALEHGMIEPFVDGQVRKDVISYGVSSYGYDLRVADEFKIFTNVHSAIVDPKNFAPESFVDFKGEVCVIPPNSFALARSIEYFRIPRSVLTICLGKSTYARCGLIVNVTPFEPEWEGHVTLEISNTTPLPARVYANEGLAQVLFLEADEPCTTSYADKKGKYQGQTGVTPPRL comes from the coding sequence ATGGGACTCAAACCAGATCACTGGATCCGCGAAATGGCGCTTGAACATGGGATGATCGAACCTTTTGTCGATGGACAGGTGCGCAAAGATGTCATCAGCTATGGGGTATCATCCTATGGTTATGATCTGCGCGTTGCTGATGAGTTCAAAATCTTCACGAATGTGCATTCAGCCATTGTCGACCCCAAAAACTTCGCACCGGAGTCTTTTGTCGATTTTAAGGGCGAGGTCTGTGTCATCCCGCCAAACTCATTCGCGCTGGCACGTTCTATTGAATATTTTCGGATTCCGCGCAGCGTGCTCACAATCTGCCTTGGCAAATCAACGTATGCACGCTGCGGACTGATCGTCAACGTCACGCCCTTTGAGCCGGAATGGGAAGGCCACGTGACGTTGGAAATCAGCAATACCACGCCCCTGCCCGCCCGTGTTTATGCCAATGAGGGGCTGGCCCAGGTGCTCTTTTTGGAAGCTGACGAACCCTGCACCACATCCTACGCTGATAAAAAGGGCAAATATCAGGGGCAAACAGGCGTCACACCGCCTCGCCTGTAA
- a CDS encoding RNase H family protein: MPVLYEDKLRDRGLLLVRQLKDAGIKSALLEDSFRDYLVKLQIAATDGSDAGKLNLYYSPKRKEYTLKTHEMKHKKLASQIESLWHEFNGTEAQVADEMPTAGYVAYVDGAHIDGFVGYGAVVLHEGKEVARFSGRITEDTEARQVAGELMAAMTVLDWCAQEGVQTITIIYDYKGIEKWATGEWKTNQPLTKRYAAFTKKSPVKVTWHKVKSHTGVRWNEVADQLAKKGALQRF; this comes from the coding sequence ATGCCCGTTTTATATGAAGATAAATTGCGCGACAGAGGGTTATTGCTGGTAAGACAGCTTAAAGATGCAGGTATCAAGTCTGCCTTGCTGGAAGACTCATTCCGTGATTACCTGGTGAAGCTGCAAATTGCCGCGACTGACGGCAGCGACGCTGGCAAACTCAATTTGTATTACAGCCCCAAGCGCAAAGAATATACGCTTAAAACGCACGAGATGAAGCATAAAAAGCTGGCCTCACAGATTGAATCGTTATGGCATGAATTCAATGGTACTGAAGCGCAGGTCGCAGATGAGATGCCTACGGCTGGATATGTCGCTTATGTGGATGGGGCACATATCGACGGCTTTGTGGGTTATGGGGCGGTTGTGCTGCATGAAGGCAAAGAAGTCGCTCGCTTTTCAGGGCGTATCACGGAAGACACTGAAGCAAGGCAGGTTGCCGGGGAACTCATGGCAGCGATGACCGTGCTCGACTGGTGTGCCCAGGAAGGGGTGCAGACGATCACCATCATTTATGACTACAAAGGCATCGAAAAATGGGCTACAGGGGAGTGGAAGACGAACCAGCCACTGACCAAGCGCTATGCAGCATTTACGAAGAAGTCGCCTGTTAAAGTGACATGGCACAAAGTCAAAAGTCATACAGGCGTGCGCTGGAATGAAGTTGCTGATCAATTGGCGAAGAAGGGCGCTTTACAACGATTTTAA